A region of Arabidopsis thaliana chromosome 5, partial sequence DNA encodes the following proteins:
- a CDS encoding TRAF-like superfamily protein (TRAF-like superfamily protein; FUNCTIONS IN: molecular_function unknown; INVOLVED IN: biological_process unknown; LOCATED IN: cellular_component unknown; EXPRESSED IN: 24 plant structures; EXPRESSED DURING: 15 growth stages; CONTAINS InterPro DOMAIN/s: TRAF-like (InterPro:IPR008974), MATH (InterPro:IPR002083); BEST Arabidopsis thaliana protein match is: TRAF-like superfamily protein (TAIR:AT1G04300.1); Has 1807 Blast hits to 1807 proteins in 277 species: Archae - 0; Bacteria - 0; Metazoa - 736; Fungi - 347; Plants - 385; Viruses - 0; Other Eukaryotes - 339 (source: NCBI BLink).) yields MSESTNEDSGAGRSSLEENSNGQRSQSEEAIAEWRSSEQVENGTPSTSPPYWDIDDDDDFGSKPSQLFGKNTWTIEKFSDINKRELRGDVFEVGGYKWYILIYPQGCDVCNHLSLFLCVAHHEKLLPGWSHFAQFTIAVSNKDPKKSKHSDTLHRFWKKEHDWGWKKFIELPKLKEGFIDDSGCLTIKAQVQVIRERVDRPFRCLHYKYREELVRVYLGNVEQICWRFVEEKRSKLGRLIEDKAKWKSFCAFWMGLDQNSRRRMSREKMDVILKIVVKHFFVEKEVTSTLVMDSLYSGLKALEGQNKNKESRPRLMDTEESTAPIVSVDKDSFALVDDVLLLLEKAALEPLPKKEEKSSQNRTKDGNAGEEFSREAVERDDRRLTELGRRTVEIFVLAHIFSNKIEVAYQEAIAWKRQEELIREEEEAWLAESEQKGKRGASEKEKKSKKKQAKQKKNKNKGKEMRKEDKVRTQTEEREIEKEECVRAIAESSAEKPDTLGDVSDVSDSVDSSAEILQLDSEDRESSPVHWEMDASEVHPPSAGDTSRGRGNSFSIPNGVAERKGLSTMDDSSSTCSNDSIQSGVANGSYKGNVLNCQSQKWFSNGKIQPGKVSDSNSLASEKEHQPSRLASDPKNQSHSSDIRRVGEADIVISHIQKPESPKERSPVSKDPNMIQMKEKSAAVLSPSRAAPWNPPSPVQAKPEKKGVSNVEAVPNRKVISVKSPSSHHASPSREAQLQTVGPRADIQKIASPKPVEQPAPPMSRPLSAPIIPPTQAAPVISAVQTSTASLARSMSSTGRLGSPTHSQAYNPQSYKHAIVGSSGFTHPSSQSSGTSTLPPYSHPSPISVSNQSGFPINVGSWDVSSGGLLWTGGSSSTRDTTTTISGNHKTNTYNAPVVTTSIRPTNVQIGRTAQSLMTDEFPHLDIINDLLADEHGTMDNSVYRVPQQFNNQYSYHGGADLGISSRSRSYSDDGFHQSYGEYMPHSASSSPYGNGQTQSQWQMANMDFSLPAMRNQDDVSASATATYSYFDLDSSNPNLSGINGYRDFRPSNGH; encoded by the exons ATGTCAGAGAGTACTAATGAAGATAGTGGAGCAGGAAGATCATCACTGGAAGAGAATTCAAATGGACAAAGAAGTCAATCAGAAGAAGCAATCGCTGAGTGGCGTTCTTCTGAACAAGTTGAGAATGGAACTCCTTCTACATCTCCACCGTATTGGGAcatcgatgatgatgacgatttTGGATCAAAACCATCTCAACTATTTGGGAAAAATACTTGGACGATTGAGAAATTTTCAGATATCAACAAACGAGAGCTCCGCGGCGATGTTTTTGAAGTCGGGGGTTACAAATG gtatatattaatttatccaCAAGGGTGTGATGTTTGCAAccatctctctttgtttctatGTGTTGCACACCATGAAAAGCTTCTTCCAG GCTGGAGTCATTTTGCTCAGTTTACTATAGCTGTGTCGAATAAAGATCCGAAGAAGTCAAAGCATTCAG ATACGTTACACCGGTTTTGGAAGAAAGAGCATGATTGGGGTTGGAAGAAATTTATTGAGTTACCTAAATTGAAGGAAGGGTTTATAGATGATTCTGGTTGTCTTACAATTAAAGCTCAAGTGCAGGTGATCAG AGAGAGAGTGGACCGACCTTTTCGCTGCCTTCATTATAAATATAGGGAGGAACTTGTTAGGGTGTATTTGGGAAATGTAGAGCAAATTTGCTGGCGGTTTgtggaagagaaaagaagcaagCTTGGTAGGTTGATAGAGGACAAGGCAAAATGGAAAAG CTTCTGTGCTTTCTGGATGGGGTTGGACCAAAATTCAAGGCGTCGAATGTCCCGAGAGAAAATGGATGTGATTCTAAAAATAGTTGTAAAACACTTCTTTGTCGAGAAGGAAGTTACATCTACTTTGGTGATGGATTCCTTGTATAGTGGATTGAAGGCTCTTGAAGGCCAAAATAAGAACAAGGAGAGTAGGCCGAGACTAATGGATACTGAAGAATCCACAGCTCCAATTGTTAGCGTGGACAAAGATTCGTTTGCATTAGTTGATGATGTGTTATTACTCTTAGAGAAGGCTGCTCTGGAGCCATTGCctaaaaaagaggaaaagagtTCTCAAAACCGTACGAAG GATGGGAATGCTGGAGAGGAATTCAGTAGAGAAGCCGTTGAGCGTGATGATAGGCGTTTAACTGAATTGGGTAGACGGACTGTGGAGATATTTGTTCTTGCACATATCTTCAG CAACAAAATTGAAGTTGCATACCAAGAAGCTATTGCATGGAAAAGGCAAGAAGAACTTATTcgtgaagaagaggaagcgtGGCTGGCAGAAAGCGAACAGAAGGGCAAAAGAGGAGCAtctgaaaaagagaagaaatctaagaagaaaCAG GCGaaacagaaaaagaacaaaaacaaaggaaaggaAATGAGGAAAGAAGACAAGGTGAGAACCCAAACAGAAGAAAGGGAAATTGAGAAAGAGGAATGTGTGAGAGCGATAGCAGAATCGTCAGCTGAAAAACCTGACACACTTGGAGATGTCTCTGACGTGTCTGATTCAGTAGATAGTTCAGCTGAAATACTTCAGCTTGATTcagaagatagagagagtaGTCCTGTTCATTGGGAAATGGATGCCTCAGAGGTTCATCCTCCTTCTGCAGGAGACACTAGCAGAGGAAGAGGCAATTCTTTTTCTATACCTAATGGAGTTGCAGAAAGAAAGGGTCTGTCCACAATGGATGATAGTTCTTCAACCTGTTCTAATGACTCGATTCAATCAGGGGTAGCCAATGGGTCATACAAAGGGAATGTATTAAATTGCCAAAGCCAAAAGTGGTTTAGCAA TGGAAAAATACAACCAGGAAAAGTATCTGATTCCAACAGTTTAGCCAGTGAAAAAGAGCATCAACCTTCAAGACTTGCATCTGACCCTAAAAATCAGAGCCATTCTTCTGATATACGCAGAGTTGGTGAAGCTGACATAGTTATCTCCCACATTCAAAAACCAGAGAGCCCTAAGGAACGTAGTCCTGTTAGCAAG GATCCCAACATGATTCAgatgaaagagaaaagtgCTGCGGTACTTTCCCCATCCAGAGCTGCTCCTTGGAATCCTCCGTCTCCAGTGCAAGCAAAACCGGAGAAAAAGGGTGTTTCAAATGTAGAGGCGGTTCCAAACAGGAAAGTCATATCTGTTAAATCACCTTCATCACATCATGCATCACCATCTCGTGAAGCTCAGTTGCAAACAGTGGGTCCTAGAGCTGATATACAGAAAATCGCTTCTCCGAAACCTGTGGAACAACCAGCACCTCCTATGTCAAGGCCTTTGAGTGCTCCTATAATCCCTCCAACGCAAGCTGCACCTGTAATATCTGCTGTTCAAACCTCGACTGCGTCCCTTGCTCGTTCAATGAGCTCAACAGGGCGTTTAGGTTCACCGACACATAGCCAAGCTTACAATCCTCAATCCTACAAACATGCCATAGTGGGTTCATCTGGTTTCACCCACCCAAGCTCTCAATCGAGTGGAACAAGCACATTGCCGCCTTATTCACATCCGTCTCCTATCTCAGTATCAAATCAGTCTGGTTTCCCTATCAATGTTGGCTCTTGGGATGTTTCTTCTGGTGGGCTATTGTGGACCGGTGGTTCGAGTTCAACCAGAGATACAACAACAACCATCAGCGGgaatcacaaaacaaacacttaCAACGCACCCGTAGTAACTACCAGCATCAGGCCTACTAATGTTCAGATAGGGAGAACGGCACAGAGTCTGATGACCGATGAGTTCCCTCACCTTGATATCATCAATGATCTGCTTGCAGACGAACACGGTACAATGGATAATAGCGTATACCGTGTACCACAACAGTTCAACAACCAGTACTCATATCATGGCGGTGCGGATCTCGGGATCTCTAGCAGGTCTAGGAGTTACAGTGATGATGGATTTCACCAGTCTTACGGTGAATACATGCCACATTCTGCTTCTTCCTCGCCATATGGTAATGGGCAAACACAATCGCAATGGCAGATGGCAAATATGGATTTCTCTTTACCGGCTATGAGGAACCAAGACGATGTATCAGCATCAGCAACAGCTACTTACTCTTACTTTGATTTAGATTCATCAAACCCGAATTTGTCTGGAATCAACGGCTATAGGGACTTCAGGCCATCGAACGGACACTGA
- a CDS encoding C2H2 and C2HC zinc fingers superfamily protein (C2H2 and C2HC zinc fingers superfamily protein; FUNCTIONS IN: sequence-specific DNA binding transcription factor activity, zinc ion binding, nucleic acid binding; INVOLVED IN: regulation of transcription; LOCATED IN: intracellular, chloroplast; CONTAINS InterPro DOMAIN/s: Zinc finger, C2H2-like (InterPro:IPR015880), Zinc finger, C2H2-type (InterPro:IPR007087); BEST Arabidopsis thaliana protein match is: C2H2 and C2HC zinc fingers superfamily protein (TAIR:AT3G53820.1); Has 1807 Blast hits to 1807 proteins in 277 species: Archae - 0; Bacteria - 0; Metazoa - 736; Fungi - 347; Plants - 385; Viruses - 0; Other Eukaryotes - 339 (source: NCBI BLink).), producing the protein MECERSSSSTSSETGAVRHRRTSSSSVSTVTRRMYECTFCKRGFTNAQALGGHMNIHRRDRLNKAKVQNDADVALSQTHRCFHVASDLGGYEQVDSVVLRTTTSNYIQHLRIGSMATRRENVVVEGNEIDLELRLGL; encoded by the coding sequence atggagtGTGAGAGATCATCGTCGTCCACGTCATCAGAAACCGGAGCAGTCAGGCACCGTCGTACGTCGTCGTCGTCAGTCTCCACCGTGACGAGACGAATGTACGAGTGCACTTTCTGCAAAAGAGGTTTCACAAACGCACAAGCTTTAGGTGGTCATATGAACATCCATCGACGTGACCGTCTCAACAAGGCCAAGGTGCAAAACGATGCTGACGTGGCACTCTCGCAAACTCATAGATGTTTCCACGTGGCGTCTGACCTTGGAGGCTACGAGCAAGTAGACTCCGTCGTGTTGAGGACGACGACCTCGAACTACATCCAACACTTACGAATCGGCTCGATGGCTACAAGGAGAGAAAACGTCGTCGTTGAAGGAAATGAAATCGATTTGGAGCTGCGTCTTGGCTTATGA
- a CDS encoding F-box associated ubiquitination effector family protein (F-box associated ubiquitination effector family protein; CONTAINS InterPro DOMAIN/s: F-box associated domain, type 3 (InterPro:IPR013187); BEST Arabidopsis thaliana protein match is: F-box family protein (TAIR:AT5G22791.1); Has 1807 Blast hits to 1807 proteins in 277 species: Archae - 0; Bacteria - 0; Metazoa - 736; Fungi - 347; Plants - 385; Viruses - 0; Other Eukaryotes - 339 (source: NCBI BLink).), translating to MMFLKCDDGHRQYVIEQEHLVLSLTSHSSSWRKIEISGDAYSYLEGGICINSAIYYGVGHTKIARFNIRSEKIMFIQAPEDYNAISCYSTLTNYKGKLACVSYDSYCESKLRVWILHDVEKEE from the coding sequence ATGATGTTCCTTAAGTGTGACGACGGCCATAGACAATACGTTATAGAACAAGAGCATCTGGTTTTATCACTAACATCACACTCATCGTCGTGGAGAAAGATCGAGATCTCGGGAGATGCTTACTCCTACTTAGAAGGTGGGATTTGCATCAATAGTGCTATATACTATGGTGTTGGACATACAAAGATAGCTAGATTTAATATTAGATCCGAGAAGATAATGTTTATTCAAGCACCAGAGGATTATAATGCAATCTCATGTTATTCAACCCTTACAAATTACAAAGGAAAATTAGCATGTGTAAGCTATGACTCCTATTGTGAATCTAAGTTGCGTGTATGGATTCTACACGatgttgagaaagaagaatag